One region of Flavobacterium pisciphilum genomic DNA includes:
- the mobB gene encoding conjugal transfer protein MobB: MIAKIGRSENLYGALAYNNLKIEKENGQILFTNKIIETANGQYTVTQLAQSFAPYLIANRNTEKHTLHISLNPDPNDKVSDDKFREMAQQYMQEMGYGEQPFIVFKHTDIDRSHIHIVSVCVDENGKKISDKFEKMRSMNVCRELEKQHHLIPATDKEHKQNDKIFRPVDYKVGDIKSQIASVVRHLQNYYQFQTLGEYNALLSLFNITTEKVEGELRGKPQQGLLYIPLNEKGERAGHPFKASLFGKNAGLAGLELHFENSKTKLKDHPVKQTLKSVVTIALQSTDNEQDFKKKLMKQGINVVVRRNDTGRIYGMTFIDHNSKSVWNGSRLAKELSANTFNDYWNNSIKPDIKEPTVQSKRSTINDVDLPKEEPHHLFDFLTTDKNEDGLIEALGGLLPEVQGEDYEEQDFANKMKKKRKRQRGQR, translated from the coding sequence ATGATAGCAAAAATTGGTAGGAGCGAAAATTTATATGGTGCATTGGCGTACAATAATCTGAAAATTGAGAAAGAAAACGGACAAATTCTGTTTACAAATAAGATTATTGAAACTGCAAACGGGCAATATACAGTGACGCAATTGGCTCAATCTTTCGCTCCGTACCTAATTGCAAATCGCAATACGGAAAAACATACGCTGCATATTTCACTCAATCCCGACCCAAACGATAAGGTTTCTGATGATAAATTTCGGGAAATGGCACAACAGTATATGCAGGAAATGGGTTACGGAGAACAGCCTTTTATAGTATTCAAACATACCGATATTGACCGCAGCCATATTCATATTGTTTCGGTTTGTGTAGATGAAAACGGTAAGAAAATTTCTGACAAGTTTGAGAAAATGCGGTCGATGAATGTTTGTAGAGAACTTGAAAAACAACATCATTTGATACCTGCAACGGACAAAGAGCATAAGCAAAATGATAAGATTTTCCGTCCGGTAGATTACAAAGTTGGCGATATTAAAAGTCAGATTGCATCCGTCGTTCGTCATCTTCAAAACTATTACCAATTCCAAACGTTGGGCGAATACAATGCTTTGCTTTCGCTATTTAATATTACTACAGAAAAGGTCGAAGGCGAATTACGTGGCAAGCCGCAGCAGGGTTTACTCTACATTCCATTAAATGAAAAAGGCGAAAGAGCTGGGCATCCATTCAAGGCTTCGTTATTTGGAAAAAACGCAGGACTTGCGGGTTTGGAACTGCATTTTGAAAACAGCAAAACAAAATTAAAAGATCATCCCGTCAAGCAGACTTTAAAATCTGTCGTTACCATTGCCCTGCAATCCACAGATAATGAACAGGATTTTAAAAAGAAGTTAATGAAACAAGGTATCAATGTGGTGGTACGAAGAAATGACACAGGGCGTATTTATGGTATGACTTTTATTGACCACAATTCAAAATCGGTATGGAATGGTTCACGATTGGCAAAGGAACTTTCTGCAAATACCTTTAATGATTATTGGAACAATAGTATCAAACCGGATATTAAAGAACCTACCGTACAATCCAAACGATCTACTATTAATGATGTAGATCTTCCAAAAGAAGAACCTCATCATTTATTCGATTTCTTAACTACGGATAAAAATGAAGACGGTTTGATTGAAGCATTAGGAGGTTTACTGCCCGAAGTTCAGGGCGAAGATTACGAAGAACAAGACTTTGCAAATAAGATGAAGAAGAAACGAAAACGTCAAAGAGGTCAGCGATAA
- a CDS encoding ParA family protein, producing METTKKTLKISFSTQKGGVGKSTMTTLLASVLHYRLGFNVLVMDCDFPQHSLTNMRERDKRTIMQNDYHKKAAMKQFQAINKKAYPIIKCKAETALEKASEYRSQSAVVPDVVFFDLPGTANTKGVLTTLKKMDFIFSPITADRLVVESTLGFTKAFLGLPQTDEGNPEQEIWLFWNQVDGREKTGLYDAYQSVIKELNLPIMETRIMDSKRFRKETDDTGSYVFRSSLLPAEPQLMKATKMDLFVEEFLKIVHL from the coding sequence ATGGAAACGACAAAGAAAACTTTAAAAATCAGTTTCTCCACCCAAAAGGGCGGTGTGGGAAAATCTACGATGACCACCTTGCTGGCAAGTGTACTTCATTACCGTTTAGGTTTTAATGTGCTGGTAATGGACTGCGACTTTCCACAGCACAGCCTGACCAATATGCGTGAACGGGATAAGAGAACCATAATGCAGAACGACTACCATAAAAAGGCAGCAATGAAGCAGTTCCAAGCCATCAACAAAAAAGCGTACCCGATTATCAAATGCAAGGCTGAAACGGCTCTGGAGAAAGCATCGGAATATAGAAGCCAGTCGGCGGTTGTACCGGATGTGGTTTTCTTCGACCTGCCGGGAACAGCCAATACCAAAGGCGTACTGACTACCTTGAAAAAAATGGACTTTATCTTTTCGCCCATTACTGCCGACCGTTTGGTAGTGGAAAGTACATTGGGCTTTACCAAAGCCTTTCTCGGACTTCCCCAAACGGACGAGGGCAATCCCGAACAAGAGATATGGCTGTTTTGGAACCAAGTGGACGGCAGGGAAAAAACAGGTTTGTATGATGCGTATCAAAGTGTCATCAAAGAACTCAACCTGCCCATAATGGAAACAAGGATAATGGATAGCAAGCGTTTCCGAAAGGAAACAGACGACACGGGCAGTTATGTATTCCGGTCAAGTTTGCTGCCTGCCGAACCACAGCTAATGAAAGCAACCAAAATGGATTTGTTTGTCGAGGAATTTTTAAAAATCGTTCATCTATAA
- the hxlA gene encoding 3-hexulose-6-phosphate synthase: MTKLQVAIDLLTTEAALELAEKVAPYVDIIELGTPLIKAEGLKVITAMKAAHPNKLVFADLKTADTGALEAEMAFNAGADLVTVMGAVDDATIIGAIEAAKKAGKKVVVDTIGVKNRVQRAKEVTAFGVEFVELHAGLDEQALPGYNVQKLISEGREAQVPFSIAGGVNINTIKDVVAAGAAVAVAGGAIYGAEDPAAAAKALKEAIIA; the protein is encoded by the coding sequence ATGACTAAATTACAAGTAGCAATTGACTTATTAACTACTGAAGCAGCCTTAGAATTGGCAGAAAAAGTAGCACCTTATGTAGATATCATTGAGTTAGGTACTCCATTAATCAAGGCAGAAGGTCTTAAAGTAATCACAGCAATGAAGGCCGCTCATCCAAATAAACTGGTATTCGCAGACCTTAAAACTGCTGATACAGGTGCATTAGAAGCAGAAATGGCATTCAATGCTGGGGCAGATTTAGTAACCGTAATGGGTGCTGTAGATGATGCAACAATTATTGGCGCTATTGAAGCTGCGAAAAAAGCGGGTAAAAAAGTAGTAGTAGATACAATCGGTGTTAAGAATCGTGTACAACGTGCTAAAGAAGTAACTGCTTTTGGAGTAGAGTTTGTGGAATTACACGCTGGTTTAGATGAACAAGCATTACCAGGCTATAATGTACAAAAATTAATCAGCGAAGGTAGAGAAGCTCAAGTTCCTTTCTCAATCGCTGGTGGTGTTAACATCAACACAATAAAAGATGTCGTAGCTGCTGGTGCTGCAGTAGCAGTTGCTGGTGGAGCAATCTATGGTGCAGAAGATCCTGCCGCAGCTGCAAAAGCTTTAAAAGAAGCAATAATAGCATAA
- the zwf gene encoding glucose-6-phosphate dehydrogenase, with product MKNNDKKPTSIVIFGATGDLAKRKLFPAFFNLFLDGWMPEDFELLSLGRTEHTQEEFRNYILENINDFSRIKNFSEEKWNQFKEKIKFVRFDITQEESFIQLKNQLDGIDAKLGARANRLFYLSVAPSFIEKVSKSLKENGLANNMNQDRMIIEKPFGYDKDSAVALNAMLAQTFKEEQIYRIDHYLGKENVQNILAFRFGNTIFEPLWNNKYIDSVQITVAETVGVEDRGGYYDGSGALRDMIQNHLMQILCMVAMEPPTAFESTEIRNRKVDVLKSVRRINLEDINHYTVRAQYTEGEIDGKKKLGYLAEPGVNPNSNTETYVAMKLYVDNERWKGVPFYMRTGKRMSKKESSIVISFKEVPCTTFQDGIKKLQPNKLTINIQPEMDINLSFMTKKPGLDMKLKPAEMVFDYFECAPDTPEAYETLLLDALDGDSTLFMRSDQVEEAWDVIANIQTAWENGNVSKMVTYPAGSSGPEAADELLKRQGHNWLSNSNETLKTKKDA from the coding sequence ATGAAAAATAATGATAAAAAACCAACTTCTATTGTCATTTTTGGCGCAACGGGAGATTTAGCAAAAAGAAAATTATTTCCTGCATTTTTTAATCTGTTTTTGGACGGTTGGATGCCAGAAGATTTTGAACTTCTTTCTTTAGGAAGAACAGAACATACTCAGGAAGAATTCAGAAATTATATTTTAGAAAATATCAACGATTTTTCGAGAATCAAGAACTTTTCTGAAGAGAAATGGAATCAATTCAAAGAAAAAATCAAATTTGTCAGGTTCGATATTACACAAGAAGAATCTTTCATTCAGTTGAAAAATCAACTTGACGGCATAGATGCTAAATTAGGTGCCAGAGCCAACCGTCTTTTTTACCTTTCGGTAGCACCAAGCTTTATTGAAAAAGTTTCAAAAAGCCTTAAAGAAAATGGCTTGGCTAATAATATGAATCAAGATCGCATGATTATCGAAAAGCCTTTTGGATACGATAAAGATTCGGCTGTGGCGCTTAATGCAATGTTAGCACAAACGTTCAAAGAAGAGCAAATCTACAGAATTGACCATTATTTGGGTAAAGAAAATGTACAGAACATTTTAGCGTTCCGTTTTGGTAACACTATTTTCGAACCACTTTGGAATAATAAATATATCGATTCTGTGCAGATTACTGTGGCGGAAACCGTAGGTGTTGAAGATCGTGGAGGTTATTATGACGGTTCGGGAGCATTGCGAGATATGATCCAAAACCATTTAATGCAGATTCTTTGCATGGTAGCTATGGAACCACCAACTGCATTTGAATCTACAGAAATCAGAAACCGAAAAGTAGATGTCTTAAAAAGTGTGAGAAGAATCAATTTGGAAGACATCAATCATTATACGGTTAGAGCACAATATACTGAAGGTGAGATTGATGGTAAAAAGAAATTAGGCTATTTGGCAGAGCCAGGAGTTAATCCAAACTCAAACACAGAAACTTATGTTGCCATGAAGCTTTATGTTGATAATGAGCGTTGGAAAGGTGTTCCGTTCTATATGCGCACAGGAAAACGTATGTCCAAAAAAGAATCTTCTATTGTAATCAGTTTTAAAGAAGTACCTTGTACTACTTTTCAGGATGGAATAAAAAAATTGCAACCCAATAAATTAACCATCAATATTCAACCTGAAATGGATATCAATTTATCGTTTATGACGAAAAAGCCAGGGCTTGACATGAAACTGAAACCTGCTGAAATGGTATTCGATTATTTTGAATGTGCACCAGATACACCTGAAGCTTACGAGACGTTATTGTTGGACGCTCTTGATGGAGATTCAACACTGTTTATGCGTTCAGATCAAGTGGAAGAAGCTTGGGATGTTATTGCGAATATTCAAACAGCATGGGAAAATGGAAACGTGTCAAAAATGGTAACTTATCCTGCTGGAAGCTCAGGGCCAGAAGCAG
- a CDS encoding DUF3408 domain-containing protein produces MASDNKNNDFEKPNVDEEYLMNVISGDEPVAPPSNNKEQDVPKETKPREKARNSSSKKADYEETFLVNRFPSGRNGKVVYIRPEYHERLLRIVQLTREERTTLYSYIDNILEHHFREYGDDITNYFNEHFKPIL; encoded by the coding sequence ATGGCTTCAGATAACAAAAACAACGATTTTGAAAAGCCCAATGTTGATGAGGAATACCTTATGAACGTCATAAGTGGCGATGAGCCTGTTGCTCCACCGAGCAATAATAAAGAGCAGGATGTACCAAAGGAAACCAAGCCCAGGGAAAAAGCCCGGAATAGTTCATCAAAGAAAGCAGACTACGAGGAAACATTTTTGGTCAATCGGTTTCCATCGGGGCGTAACGGCAAGGTGGTTTATATACGCCCTGAATACCACGAAAGATTGCTCCGCATCGTTCAACTGACAAGGGAAGAAAGAACAACGCTCTACTCTTACATTGACAATATCCTTGAACATCATTTCAGGGAGTACGGGGACGATATTACCAATTATTTTAATGAACATTTTAAACCCATTCTATAA
- the mobC gene encoding conjugal transfer protein MobC: MQGEDDLRGLAKIMAFMRAVSILLVLMHLYWFCYGFFLERGWTLEVINKILGNFQRTASLFSHTLYTKAFALVLLALSCLGTKGVKNEKITWSKIYVALGVGFVLFFLNTPLLKLPPIIGTFLYILTISLGYIALLMAGVWMSRLLKNNLMDDVFNNENESFQQETKLMENEYSVNLPTKFYYKGKWNNGWINIVNPFRASIVLGTPGSGKSYAIVNNYIKQQIEKGFSMYIYDFKFDDLSTIAYNHLLKHRDKYKIQPKFYVINFDDPRKSHRCNPLNPDFMTDISDAYEAAYTIMLNLNRSWIQKQGDFFVESPIILLAAIIWYLKIYENGKYCTFPHAIELLNKKYSDVFTILTSYPDLENYLSPFMDAWQGGAQDQLQGQIASAKIPLSRMISPQLYWVMTGDDFTLDINNPKEPKILCVGNNPDRQNIYSAALGLYNSRIVKLINKKGQLKSSVIIDELPTIYFRGLDNLIATARSNKVAVCLGFQDFSQLIRDYGDKEAKVIQNTVGNIFSGQVVGETAKSLSERFGKVLQKRQSLTINRNDKSTSISTQLDSLIPASKISTLTQGMFVGSVSDNFDERIEQKIFHAEIVVDNEKVAAETKAYQKIPEILSFVDEHGEDKMKQEIENNYRKIKTDILHIVESEIERIKNDPNLQHLVQE, encoded by the coding sequence ATGCAAGGAGAAGACGATTTAAGAGGACTTGCCAAGATAATGGCTTTTATGCGGGCAGTCAGTATTCTTTTGGTGCTGATGCACCTTTATTGGTTTTGCTACGGTTTCTTTTTAGAACGTGGTTGGACTTTGGAAGTAATCAACAAAATATTAGGGAATTTTCAACGAACGGCAAGTTTGTTTTCACATACTCTTTACACCAAAGCCTTTGCTTTAGTATTGTTGGCTTTAAGTTGTTTGGGAACAAAAGGTGTAAAGAACGAAAAGATAACCTGGTCTAAAATTTATGTTGCTTTGGGCGTTGGTTTTGTATTGTTCTTTCTGAACACACCATTGCTAAAATTACCTCCGATAATTGGCACATTTCTGTATATCCTTACTATCTCTTTGGGCTATATTGCTTTGCTGATGGCAGGAGTATGGATGAGCCGATTACTTAAAAACAACCTGATGGACGATGTTTTCAATAACGAGAACGAGAGTTTTCAACAGGAAACCAAGTTGATGGAAAACGAGTATTCTGTTAATCTACCCACCAAATTTTACTACAAAGGTAAATGGAACAACGGTTGGATAAATATTGTAAATCCATTTAGGGCATCTATCGTGTTGGGCACGCCAGGTTCGGGAAAATCTTATGCTATTGTAAATAACTACATCAAACAACAGATTGAGAAAGGTTTCTCAATGTACATCTACGATTTCAAGTTCGACGACCTTTCCACCATTGCCTACAACCACTTACTAAAGCATCGGGATAAGTACAAAATCCAGCCTAAATTTTATGTGATAAATTTTGATGACCCACGCAAGAGTCACCGATGTAATCCACTCAATCCCGACTTTATGACGGACATTTCTGATGCTTACGAAGCCGCTTATACCATAATGTTAAACCTCAACCGAAGCTGGATACAAAAACAAGGGGATTTTTTCGTGGAAAGTCCAATCATCTTATTGGCTGCCATTATTTGGTATCTGAAAATCTACGAAAATGGTAAGTATTGCACATTCCCGCATGCAATCGAATTGCTGAATAAAAAGTATTCGGACGTGTTCACGATTTTAACCTCATACCCCGATTTGGAAAATTACTTATCACCCTTTATGGATGCGTGGCAAGGTGGCGCCCAAGATCAGTTACAAGGTCAGATAGCATCAGCAAAAATTCCGTTATCGAGAATGATTAGCCCGCAACTTTATTGGGTAATGACAGGCGATGATTTTACACTCGATATCAACAATCCAAAAGAGCCTAAAATTTTATGCGTTGGTAATAATCCTGATCGTCAAAATATTTACTCGGCAGCGTTAGGTTTGTACAATTCAAGGATTGTAAAGCTGATTAACAAAAAAGGACAGTTAAAAAGTTCTGTTATCATTGACGAGTTACCAACTATTTATTTTAGAGGACTGGATAATCTAATCGCAACAGCGAGAAGTAATAAGGTAGCGGTGTGTTTGGGGTTCCAAGATTTTTCGCAATTAATACGTGATTATGGCGACAAAGAAGCCAAAGTTATTCAGAATACCGTTGGTAATATATTCAGTGGTCAGGTTGTAGGGGAAACGGCAAAAAGCCTTTCGGAACGTTTCGGTAAAGTTTTACAAAAACGCCAAAGTTTGACCATTAACCGTAATGATAAATCTACGTCTATTTCTACACAATTGGATAGTTTGATACCTGCTTCCAAAATCTCAACATTGACACAGGGGATGTTCGTTGGTTCTGTATCAGATAATTTTGATGAGCGCATTGAGCAAAAGATATTTCATGCAGAAATTGTGGTGGATAATGAAAAAGTAGCTGCCGAAACCAAAGCCTATCAGAAGATACCTGAAATTTTATCCTTTGTTGATGAACATGGAGAGGACAAAATGAAACAGGAAATTGAAAACAATTACCGCAAGATAAAAACCGATATTCTACATATTGTAGAAAGTGAAATTGAACGGATTAAGAATGATCCGAACTTACAGCATTTGGTGCAAGAATGA
- the hxlB gene encoding 6-phospho-3-hexuloisomerase, with the protein MEQVNTTIDNLKKILIENEEISTLLNPESLSLLENHIKQAKRIFFVGAGRTGLALKMTAMRFMHLGFKVHVVGETTTPAILENDLLIVGSGSGTTSTLVLATEKAKKQNATVIAITADEHSKIATLSDQIIAIKAAVKTDFGISASEQYAGSLFEQSVLLILDAVFMTLWQKSGLTKENLWPKHANLE; encoded by the coding sequence ATGGAACAAGTGAATACTACAATAGACAATTTAAAAAAGATCCTGATCGAAAATGAAGAAATCTCAACTCTTCTGAATCCAGAATCTCTATCGTTGCTTGAAAATCATATTAAGCAAGCAAAACGTATCTTTTTTGTAGGAGCTGGACGTACTGGATTAGCATTAAAGATGACAGCTATGAGGTTTATGCACCTTGGATTTAAAGTGCATGTAGTGGGAGAAACTACAACACCTGCTATTTTAGAAAATGATCTGCTTATAGTCGGTTCCGGTTCTGGCACAACATCAACCCTTGTGCTTGCTACAGAAAAAGCTAAAAAACAAAATGCCACAGTAATTGCAATTACAGCAGATGAGCATAGTAAAATCGCAACTCTATCAGATCAAATAATAGCCATTAAAGCAGCTGTAAAAACCGATTTCGGTATATCTGCTTCTGAGCAATATGCAGGTAGCTTATTTGAACAGTCTGTTTTGTTGATTTTAGACGCAGTCTTTATGACGCTATGGCAAAAATCAGGATTAACAAAAGAAAATCTTTGGCCGAAACATGCCAATCTCGAATAA
- a CDS encoding DUF3408 domain-containing protein has translation MKKDKKNRIAVASGNGSDTVSNTAKTTYEQAFMQMNRMQKRGNKSIYLSPEHHERLTRIVQIIGDDKIPLFAYLNNILEYHFKMFEDMITKEFNEKYKGLF, from the coding sequence ATGAAGAAAGATAAAAAGAACAGGATTGCTGTTGCATCCGGCAACGGCTCCGATACAGTTAGCAATACGGCTAAGACAACCTATGAACAAGCATTTATGCAAATGAATAGGATGCAGAAAAGAGGCAATAAAAGCATATACCTAAGTCCTGAACATCATGAGCGTTTAACTCGCATTGTCCAGATTATAGGCGATGATAAAATACCCTTGTTTGCCTATCTCAATAATATTCTTGAATACCATTTTAAAATGTTTGAAGATATGATTACAAAAGAGTTCAACGAAAAGTACAAAGGCTTGTTTTAA
- the gndA gene encoding NADP-dependent phosphogluconate dehydrogenase codes for MITYNFGIVGLGVMGRNLLLNMADHGFAVAGLDLDQEKADSLQAEAQDGHSVFATVKPEDFVKSLEQPRAIMLLVPAGAPVDGAIKTLLPFLDEGDIIIDGGNTYFTDTDRRYKELSSKGIHFFGMGISGGESGARRGPSMMPGGDKIAYERLRPIFEAIAAKVDGEPCVEFLGNGSAGNYVKMVHNGIEYGIMQLIAETYDIMKNVYHLDHETIQQLFEQWNKEELNSFLIEITADILKQKEGDKYLVDLISDWAKSKGTGKWTSQNAMDLQVPVPVIDAAVNMRDMSKYKLERIQASALLKWNNEENISNANLDDLKKGLYFAIITTYAQGLAQLKIASEIYGYDLNLETICKIWRGGCIIRAILLEDFRQAFATESDLPNVMLDKHIAEKLNTTQSSIRTVLKDTIQNGTPASAWTNALSYFDAYRSENLPTNLIQAQRDFFGAHTYERIDKDGIFHTRWES; via the coding sequence ATGATTACATATAATTTCGGTATAGTTGGTTTAGGTGTTATGGGCAGAAATCTATTGCTCAATATGGCTGACCATGGATTTGCTGTTGCAGGTTTAGATTTGGATCAAGAAAAAGCAGATTCATTACAGGCAGAAGCTCAGGATGGTCATTCTGTTTTTGCAACTGTTAAACCAGAAGACTTTGTAAAATCCTTAGAACAACCAAGAGCTATAATGTTATTAGTTCCGGCTGGTGCTCCAGTAGATGGAGCAATTAAAACATTGCTTCCATTTTTGGACGAAGGCGATATTATTATTGACGGAGGAAACACGTATTTTACAGATACAGACAGAAGATATAAAGAGCTTTCTTCAAAAGGAATCCATTTTTTCGGAATGGGTATTTCTGGCGGAGAAAGTGGGGCAAGAAGAGGCCCAAGCATGATGCCTGGAGGAGATAAGATAGCTTACGAACGTTTACGTCCAATCTTCGAAGCCATAGCTGCAAAAGTAGATGGTGAACCTTGTGTAGAATTTTTAGGCAACGGATCTGCTGGAAATTATGTAAAAATGGTGCATAATGGTATAGAATATGGAATTATGCAGCTTATTGCAGAAACCTATGATATTATGAAAAATGTTTATCATTTGGATCATGAAACCATTCAACAATTATTTGAACAATGGAATAAAGAAGAATTAAACTCTTTCCTTATTGAAATTACAGCTGATATTTTGAAGCAAAAAGAAGGTGATAAATATTTGGTTGATTTAATTTCAGACTGGGCTAAATCTAAAGGAACAGGAAAATGGACTTCACAAAATGCAATGGATTTACAGGTTCCGGTTCCAGTTATTGATGCTGCTGTAAATATGAGAGATATGTCTAAATACAAACTTGAAAGAATACAGGCTTCAGCTTTATTAAAATGGAATAATGAAGAAAATATCAGTAATGCAAATTTAGATGATTTGAAAAAAGGACTGTACTTTGCCATTATAACCACTTATGCACAAGGATTAGCTCAACTTAAAATTGCTTCTGAAATCTATGGATACGATTTGAATTTAGAAACAATATGTAAAATTTGGAGAGGAGGATGTATTATTAGAGCAATTTTATTAGAAGATTTTAGACAAGCATTTGCAACAGAATCCGATTTACCAAACGTAATGCTCGATAAACACATTGCAGAAAAACTGAATACAACACAAAGCAGTATTCGTACTGTTTTGAAAGACACTATTCAAAATGGAACTCCAGCTTCTGCATGGACGAACGCATTATCTTATTTTGATGCTTATCGTTCTGAAAATTTGCCAACCAATCTTATTCAAGCGCAACGTGATTTCTTTGGAGCACACACGTATGAACGAATTGACAAAGATGGAATATTCCACACCCGTTGGGAATCGTAA
- the mobA gene encoding conjugal transfer protein MobA, producing MNENNRRQVKKTIGRPLKTDPATIRYTVSFNEQEHALFLALFDKSGMQVKAHFIKSCIFDKTIKTIQIDKGTVDFYMRLTSFHSQFRNVGVNYNQIIKLLYKNFSPKKASAYLFKLEKQTAEMAMLCRQIIELTEEFETEYLKNQSKK from the coding sequence ATGAACGAGAACAACAGAAGACAAGTGAAGAAGACCATAGGTCGTCCACTTAAAACAGATCCAGCGACCATACGGTACACCGTTTCTTTTAACGAACAGGAACACGCCCTATTTCTTGCTCTTTTTGACAAATCAGGTATGCAGGTAAAGGCACATTTTATTAAGTCTTGCATCTTTGATAAGACAATCAAGACCATTCAGATTGACAAAGGAACCGTTGATTTTTATATGCGACTTACCTCATTTCACAGCCAATTTCGCAATGTTGGCGTGAATTACAATCAGATTATTAAACTGCTTTACAAGAATTTTTCGCCGAAAAAAGCATCGGCTTATCTTTTTAAACTGGAAAAACAGACCGCTGAAATGGCGATGTTATGCCGACAAATAATTGAATTAACAGAAGAATTTGAAACAGAATATCTGAAAAACCAGTCTAAAAAATGA